The Kitasatospora albolonga nucleotide sequence CGCCGACCGTGGCTTCGTCACCGCCCTCGACCCCGCCGTGATCACCGCGGACGACGGCCGGGTGATCTGGGACAACGACGGTTACGCCTTCCTCGACGCCGAGTGCCCCGACACCGCCCACCCGAGCCTCTGGCGGCAGGCACAGCTCTGCGCCCGGCAAGGGCTGTACGAGGTCACCGAGGGCATCTACCAGGTGCGCGGGCTCGACATCGCGAACATGACCCTGGTCGAGGGCGAACGCGGGGTCGTCGTCATCGACCCCCTGATCTCGGCCGAGACGGCCGCCGCCGCGCTGGCGCTCTACCGGGGCCACCGCGGCGACCGGCCCGTCACCGCGCTGATCTACACCCACTCGCACGCCGACCACTTCGGCGGCGCGCGCGGAGTGCTGCCCCCGGGCACGGAAGCGGGCATCCCGGTCCTCGCGCCCGCCGGCTTCCTGGAGCACGCCGTCAGCGAGAACGTCTACGCGGGCAACGCCATGACGCGCCGGGCGATGTACATGTACGGCGACAGCCTGCCGAAGGCTCCCGACGGACAGATCGGCGCCGGGCTCGGCATGACCACCTCCACCGGCACGGTGACGCTGATCCCGCCGAGCGCGGACATCACGCACACGGGCCAGGAGGAGGTGCTCGACGGTGTACGGATCATCTTCCAGCTCACCCCGGGCACCGAGGCCCCGGCCGAGATGAACTTCCTCTTCCCGGACCACCGCGCGCTCTGCCTGGCCGAGAACGCCACGCACACCATGCACAACATCGTGACCCTGCGCGGGGCCGTCGTGCGCGACGCGCGGATCTGGTCGCGCTATCTGGACGAGGCCGTCGAGCTGTTCGGCGACGCGACGGACGTCGCCTTCGCGTCACACCACTGGCCCACCTGGGGCCGGGAGAACGTACGGGACTTCCTGCTCACCCAGCGCGACCTGTACGCGTACCTCCACGACCAGACCCTGCGCCTGCTCAACGCCGGACTGACCGGGCCCGAGATCGCGGAGACGATCGAGCTGCCGCCCGCGCTGGAGAAGTGCTGGCACGTCCGCGGCTACTACGGCTCGCTCAGCCACAACGTGAAGGCGGTGTACCAGCGCTACCTGGGCTGGTTCGACGGCAACCCGGCGTATCTGTGGGAGCACCCGCCGGTGGAGTCGGCCGTGCGGTACGTCGACTGCATGGGCGGCGCCGACGCCGTGATCGCGAAGGCGCGCGACTACGCCGGGGCGGGTGACCTGCGGTTCGCCGCGACTCTGCTGAACCATGTCGTCTTCGCCGACGCCTCGAACGCGACGGCCCGCGCGGAGCTGGCCGGGGTCTACCGCAGGCTGGGCCACGGCGCGGAGAACGGGCCCTGGCGGAACTTCTACCTGATGGGCGCGAAGGAGCTGGAGGAGGGCGCGGGCACCATCGCGCTGGAGACCACGAGCCCGGAGATGGCGATGGCGCTGACCGTGGAGCAGCTCATCGACTCGCTCGCCGTACGGGTCGACGGGCCGCGCGCCTGGGACAAGGAGCTGGCGATCGACCTCGTGATCACCGACGGTCCGCCCGGACCGGGACCGGGGGCGCCCCCCTCCCGGCACCGACTCACGCTGCGCAACGGTGCCCTCACCCACCGCACCGCCGGCCCGGGGGCCGACTCCTGGGGCCCGGCGGGGCTGACGCTCACCCTCACCAAGCCGCAGCTGCTCTCCGTCCTGGCGGGCGGGGGGACGGCCGGGATCGAGCAGAGCGGGGACGCGTCGCTGCTCGGTGAGCTCGTCTCCGTACTCGCGGAACCGGACACGTCGTTCCCGATCGTGACGCCGTGAGCGTTCGCTGTCGTGGCTGACGCTGTGAGCGGTGAAGTTGCTGGTCAGGGTGGTGACTGAGGCAGGGGAACAGATCGCGGGGGCATCCCGTTATAGGGTGTAGTTCAACGTTCAATCAAATGCCCCGCGATCACCTGCCCACCACCCTCAGGAGGCGGACGCCATGCAGTTCGGGATCTTCACCGTCGGAGACGTCACCACCGACCCGACCACCGGCCGGACGCCGACCGAGAACGAGCGGATCAAGGCGACCCTGGCCATCGCGCAGAAGGCCGAGGAGGTCGGTCTGGACGTCTTCGCGACCGGCGAGCACCACAACCCGCCGTTCGTCCCGTCCTCCCCGACGACGACCCTCGGCTACCTCGCGGCCCGCACCGAGAACCTGATCCTGTCCACGTCCACCACCCTGATCACCACCAACGACCCGGTGAAGATCGCCGAGGACTACGCCACCCTCCAGCACCTCGCCGACGGCCGCGTCGACCTGATGATGGGCCGGGGCAACACCGGACCGGTCTACCCCTGGTTCGGCAAGGACATCCGCCAGGGCATCCCGATGGCCATCGAGAACTACGCCCTGCTGCACAAGCTGTGGCGCGAGGACGTCGTGGACTGGGAGGGCAAGTTCCGTACGCCGTTGCAGTCGTTCACCGCCACCCCGCGCCCGCTGGACGGCGTCCCGCCGTTCGTCTGGCACGGCTCCATCCGCTCCCCCGAGATCGCGGAACAGGCCGCCTATTACGGTGACGGCTTCTTCCACAACAACATCTTCTGGCCAATGGAGCACACGAAGAAAATGGTGTCCCTCTATAGGCGCCGTTACGCCCACTACGGTCACGGCACCGCCGAACAGGCCATCGTCGGGCTCGGCGGCCAGGTGTTCATGCGGAAGAACTCGCAGGACGCGGTACGGGAGTTCCGCCCGTACTTCGACAACGCGCCGGTCTACGGCCACGGCCCGTCCCTGGAGGACTTCACCCGCGAGACCCCGCTGACCGTGGGCTCCCCGCAGCAGGTCATCGAGCGGACGCTGACGTTCCGGGACGCGGTCGGCGACTACCAGCGGCAGCTGTTCCTGATGGACCACGCGGGGCTCCCGCTGAAGACGGTCCTGGAGCAGCTCGACATCCTCGGCGAGGAGGTCGTGCCCGTCCTGCGCAAGGAGTTCGCCAACCTGCGGCCGGCCGGAGTGCCGGAGTCCGCACCCGTCCACCCGGCGGTGACCGCCGCCCGGGCCTCCCGGAAGGAGGGCTGACCCCCATGTTCGCCACCACACCCCTGCGCATCGTCGCCGTCTCGGCGGGGCTGAGCCAACCATCCTCCACCCGGCTGCTGGCCGACCGGCTGGCCGCCGCCACCCGGGAGCGCCTCGCGGCGGACCAGGACCGGAACGACAGGGACGTCGAGGTTCGCGTCATCGAGCTGCGCGACCTCGCCGTGGACATCGCCAACCACCTGGTCAGCGGGTTTCCCCCGGCCGCGCTGCGGGAGGCGATCGACGCGGTGACGGAGGCGGACGGGCTGATCGCCGTGACGCCCGTGTTCACCGCCTCGTACAGCGGACTGTTCAAGTCGTTCTTCGACCTGGTCGACCACACCGCGCTGACCGGCAAGCCCGTCGTGATCGCCGCGACGGGCGGCACGGCCCGGCACTCGCTGGTCCTGGAGCACGCGCTGCGACCGCTCTTCGCCTACCTGCGGGCCGTCACCGTACCGACGTCCGTCTACGCCGCGTCCGAGGACTGGGGCTCCTCCGGTGACACGTACACCGAGGGGCTGCCCGCCCGCATCCGGCGCGCGGGCGGCGAGCTGGCCTCGGCGGTGCTGGGCCGCACGGTCTCCGGGGCCTCCCGGGCACCGGGCCCGGCCGACGGGGAGGAGGCGGCGGCTGAAGGAGAGGACGCGGTCGTCCCCTTCGAGCAGCAGCTCGCGGCCCTGCGCCCGGCCTGAGCCGATCCGGGCCCCTCCCACCACGCCCCTGCCGTAGCCCTGCCCCAGCCCTATTGTCCGGTTTGACTACAGTGAAGGCGGACGCTGTACCGAGCCGTACGAGCTGGAGGCAGATATGGGCAGGATCGTCGTGGGTGTCGACGGGTCCGATCCTTCGATCAAGGCGCTGCACTGGGCCGTTCGCCAGGCCGAGCTGACCGGCGACACCGTGGAGGCCGTCAACAGCTGGGAGTACCCCGCGACCAGCTGGGCCTCGATGATGCCGGGCCTGCCGGAGGACTTCGACCCGCAGGCGCTGGCGTCCGTCTCGCTCAACGAGGCCCTGGAGGAGGCCCTGGGCGAGGAGGGGGCCGCCGCGGTCAGCAAGATCGTGGTCATCGGCAACCCCGCCCAGACCCTGCTGGACCGGGCCAGGGGCGCCAACCTGCTCGTCGTGGGCGCCCGGGGCCGCAGCGGCTTCAAGGCGACCCTGCTCGGCTCGGTCAGCCTCCACGTCACCCAGCACGCGCCGTGCCCGGTGACGGTGGTACGCGGCTGAGGGAGCCTCCCCGCCCTGTGCGCCGACCGGGTGCCCCGCAAAAGCAGGGGCCGTTGTCAGTGGGGCCTCCTATCGTGTGGTCATGACCCCTGCTCTGTTCGGGCGCGACCATCCCGCAGGCGTCCTCCGCTCGGAGATCGTCCGGGCCACGGACAGCCACGGCGGTCTCGTGCTGGTGACGGGCGAGGCCGGAATCGGGAAGACCACCCTCGTCACCGACGCGGCGCACGAGGCGCGGCGGCGCGGGGCGCTGGTGGTCGGCGGTTCCTGCTGGGACTCCGACAGCACCCCCGGCTACTGGCCCTGGGTGCAGGTGCTGCGCGGGCTGCGCCGCTCCGCCACGGCGGCGGAGTGGGCGGCGGCCCAGGAGGCGTCGGACGGGCGGCTCGGCATCCTCCTCGGCGACCCCGGGAGCGGCGGCGCGGGCCCCGGCCCGGACGGCGCCGACGGTACGGAGCCGGGGC carries:
- a CDS encoding 5,10-methylene tetrahydromethanopterin reductase, whose amino-acid sequence is MQFGIFTVGDVTTDPTTGRTPTENERIKATLAIAQKAEEVGLDVFATGEHHNPPFVPSSPTTTLGYLAARTENLILSTSTTLITTNDPVKIAEDYATLQHLADGRVDLMMGRGNTGPVYPWFGKDIRQGIPMAIENYALLHKLWREDVVDWEGKFRTPLQSFTATPRPLDGVPPFVWHGSIRSPEIAEQAAYYGDGFFHNNIFWPMEHTKKMVSLYRRRYAHYGHGTAEQAIVGLGGQVFMRKNSQDAVREFRPYFDNAPVYGHGPSLEDFTRETPLTVGSPQQVIERTLTFRDAVGDYQRQLFLMDHAGLPLKTVLEQLDILGEEVVPVLRKEFANLRPAGVPESAPVHPAVTAARASRKEG
- a CDS encoding alkyl/aryl-sulfatase, with the protein product MDNLPFDDTTDFTNADRGFVTALDPAVITADDGRVIWDNDGYAFLDAECPDTAHPSLWRQAQLCARQGLYEVTEGIYQVRGLDIANMTLVEGERGVVVIDPLISAETAAAALALYRGHRGDRPVTALIYTHSHADHFGGARGVLPPGTEAGIPVLAPAGFLEHAVSENVYAGNAMTRRAMYMYGDSLPKAPDGQIGAGLGMTTSTGTVTLIPPSADITHTGQEEVLDGVRIIFQLTPGTEAPAEMNFLFPDHRALCLAENATHTMHNIVTLRGAVVRDARIWSRYLDEAVELFGDATDVAFASHHWPTWGRENVRDFLLTQRDLYAYLHDQTLRLLNAGLTGPEIAETIELPPALEKCWHVRGYYGSLSHNVKAVYQRYLGWFDGNPAYLWEHPPVESAVRYVDCMGGADAVIAKARDYAGAGDLRFAATLLNHVVFADASNATARAELAGVYRRLGHGAENGPWRNFYLMGAKELEEGAGTIALETTSPEMAMALTVEQLIDSLAVRVDGPRAWDKELAIDLVITDGPPGPGPGAPPSRHRLTLRNGALTHRTAGPGADSWGPAGLTLTLTKPQLLSVLAGGGTAGIEQSGDASLLGELVSVLAEPDTSFPIVTP
- a CDS encoding oxidoreductase is translated as MFATTPLRIVAVSAGLSQPSSTRLLADRLAAATRERLAADQDRNDRDVEVRVIELRDLAVDIANHLVSGFPPAALREAIDAVTEADGLIAVTPVFTASYSGLFKSFFDLVDHTALTGKPVVIAATGGTARHSLVLEHALRPLFAYLRAVTVPTSVYAASEDWGSSGDTYTEGLPARIRRAGGELASAVLGRTVSGASRAPGPADGEEAAAEGEDAVVPFEQQLAALRPA
- a CDS encoding universal stress protein UspA; protein product: MGRIVVGVDGSDPSIKALHWAVRQAELTGDTVEAVNSWEYPATSWASMMPGLPEDFDPQALASVSLNEALEEALGEEGAAAVSKIVVIGNPAQTLLDRARGANLLVVGARGRSGFKATLLGSVSLHVTQHAPCPVTVVRG